In the genome of Oscarella lobularis chromosome 1, ooOscLobu1.1, whole genome shotgun sequence, one region contains:
- the LOC136190920 gene encoding uncharacterized protein — MADADKARPIALPSLGSEVQLGQLYNAYTNTFYDGYSLWSAEQVKKTQLIDYKSLTEFFLSTNDDERNKNAGFDVEESVSLKLALFSVTGSAKYLNETKSHAYEARVGATCRVKTRQRWMPMEQMVNRKYDMVLDNPDFTHFVSKVVEGGQAHVSFTKKCSSSEEETKIKGQLVGALKKFITVQGSLALDKKDALKKELSSCEVKLTCDYDPPNPIVTFADAIEEAAHLPQRLQGKTHTLTVHLLPVHMLDSRASRICRSLDQTDMSDVSAVLDNFQQARLELDYTSKEVVNKNYFPNIYKQVQIVEKQLRDAYIAFKNVCTRILPQLRGARALDETKLKARLRNAIKEADNAVKIAYRFVEAKKKEKRANVFSEEKAEYSQEIYDEALKRGSVTVDRSRVIIAGQDGAGKSCLVDSLLNRPFEKNKASTEGAAVAMTHTATSGWVATDSKGHLDSLIAQGVYLMNQQQSTLEIRRKGSSESSRFVLESRDLDTESEEAEAEEPDSHGSTFTTDDSLEPAHAVEILADDLKTVGMEAKTLTANQQQLVSTFLTNRPSKEDLSKQALGVRDIWDLGGQEVYLATHLALLPDSKAFGLSMYMIVMDISKSLSDEAKSFLRLSDGEVIDQTNELSWIRTNGDFPLYWFGSITAAHEEAPMGDHWLGKDEEVAPPPVFAIGTHRDVLDSNKERFPDSASVAEWLMKQGRQFEQILSDSDFVRHIVVPKKRSMREDNENFREMDHFLGRIFLIDNSVSGSGSPCKGVQEIRQRVDCMTTTHCQKDKKQPLFWVYLELLLFRWSKAMKTVVAKVDEIVKLAQHPTICNISSRDEVLVALKYLANVGAILYFPEVDGLEDVVFTRPMWVISALSAFVTAAEPGPYMMPKWNVMKEKGIMSNDLMKYRLKQMRDAAPSDFATPVDDAGTEQIQDDNKLILRLLQHLDVIAPVAGWPQIEFYVPSMLRKSFLYSHTHWQNHAHSPGLPAPVIVIPIKLKFVPECLYFRLVTRFLNLYPKNPELSRHQCIFLAEDKESPVEVEIELLYHSRGNWIALTVHYVNEDDVAKASPSLLPSIREELFKQMQSICQQGLRGFKFSICCQIQEALDRSLDIDFKFLPLLQKEKYKYSPRDAKLYNNFGKRLDVNSEGFSRINCWFKQSSDASSSASQDSVPKAINEFLIRVAAKLVEAKWQKLAICLGRKASALPQYKEKSDENLVRAMLVIEDWAAECGQKATSNALIQACKDCGIHRDLIETAYKEMKS; from the exons ATGGCCGATGCTGACAAAGCCCGACCGATCGCTCTTCCGTCCTTGGGAAGTGAAGTGCAACTCGGACAACTCTACAACGCGTACACGAACACGTTTTACGACGGCTACTCCCTGTGGAGCGCCGAgcaggtgaagaaaacgcagcTCATCGACTACAAGTCGCTCACCGAGTTCTTTttgtcgacgaacgacgacgagcgcaaCAAGAACGCGGGGTTCGACGTTGAGGAATCCGTTTCTTTGAAGCTCGCCCTGTTTTCGGTGACAGGCTCGGCAAAGTACTtgaacgagacgaagtcgCACGCGTACGAGGCGCGCGTCGGCGCTACGTGCCGGGTGAAGACCCGCCAGAGGTGGATGCCCATGGAGCAGATGGTGAACCGAAAGTATGACATGGTGCTCGATAATCCTGACTTTACTCACTTTGTATCGAAAGTCGTTGAAGGCGGCCAAGCCCACGTATCCTTTACTAAGAAATGTTCCAGTTCAGAAGAAGAGACCAAAATCAAAGGACAGCTTGTCGGCGCTTTAAAGAAGTTCATCACCGTCCAGGGTAGTCTTGCCTTGGACAAGAAAGACGCGTTGAAGAAGGAGCTGTCGTCTTGCGAAGTCAAGCTTACATGCGACTACGATCCTCCAAATCCAATAGTGACGTTTGCAGATGCAATCGAAGAGGCCGCGCACTTGCCCCAGCGCCTCCAAGGAAAGACGCACACTCTCACGGTGCATCTCCTGCCTGTCCATATGCTAGACTCTCGTGCCTCTCGTATTTGCCGATCTCTCGATCAAACGGACATGTCTGACGTGTCAGCTGTACTTGACAATTTTCAGCAAGCTCGACTGGAACTTGATTACACCAGCAAAGAAGTcgtcaataaaaattattttccaAACATTTACAAGCAAGTGCAGATCGTAGAAAAACAGTTGAGAGACGCCTACATCGCTTTCAAAAACGTCTGCACAAGAATCCTTCCTCAGCTTCGAGGTGCTCGAGCCTTGGACGAAACGAAACTGAAAGCGAGATTGAGAAATGCGATTAAAGAAGCTGATAATGCGGTAAAAATAGCATaccgtttcgtcgaagctaagaagaaggagaagagagcgaACGTCTTCTCTGAGGAAAAGGCTGAGTATTCTCAAGAAATTTACGACGAGGCTTTAAAGCGCGGCTCTGTTACAGTGGATCGTTCTCGTGTTATTATTGCCGGTCAAGACGGAGCTGGCAAGTCGTGTCTTGTTGATTCTCTTTTAAACAGACCATTTGAGAAAAATAAAGCGAGCACAGAAGGAGCGGCCGTAGCAATGACCCACACAGCAACAAGCGGCTGGGTGGCGACTGACAGCAAAGGCCACTTAGATTCGCTCATTGCACAGGGCGTCTATCTCATGAATCAGCAGCAGTCGACGTTGGAGATCAGGCGAAAAGGCTCTTCTGAATCATCTCGTTTTGTCTTGGAATCAAGAGACCTTGACACCGAATCAGAAGAggcagaagcagaagaaccAGACTCTCACGGCAGCACTTTTACAACAGATGACTCTCTGGAGCCCGCACATGCAGTGGAAATACTAGCAGATGATTTGAAAACGGTTGGAATGGAAGCTAAAACGCTCACGGCTAATCAGCAGCAATTGGTGAGCACTTTCCTCACAAATAGACCGAGTAAAGAAGATTTAAGTAAGCAAGCGCTGGGCGTTCGCGATATCTGGGATTTGGGTGGGCAAGAGGTGTATCTCGCCACTCATTTAGCTCTCTTGCCGGACAGCAAAGCATTTGGGTTGTCCATGTACATGATTGTGATGGACATCTCCAAGTCGCTTTCCGATGAAGcgaagtcgtttcttcgattATCGGATGGCGAAGTAATAGACCAGACGAACGAATTGAGTTGGATTCGCACAAACGGAGACTTCCCTCTCTATTGGTTTGGCTCAATCACAGCGGCTCACGAAGAGGCGCCTATGGGCGACCATTGGCTGGGTAAGGACGAAGAAGTGGCCCCTCCTCCTGTCTTTGCAATTGGTACTCACCGAGACGTCTTGGACAGCAACAAGGAAAGGTTTCCGGATTCAGCGTCAGTAGCGGAGTGGCTCATGAAGCAAGGAAGACAGTTTGAGCAAATTCTCAGCGACAGCGACTTCGTTAGACACATCGTTGTACCGAAGAAACGTAGTATGAGAGAAGACAATGAAAATTTCCGCGAGATGGATCACTTCCTTGGCAGAATATTTCTAATAGACAATTCCGTCTCAGGTTCAGGGTCACCCTGCAAAGGCGTTCAAGAGATTCGCCAACGAGTCGATTGCATGACGACAACGCACTGTCAAAAGGATAAAAAGCAGCCATTGTTCTGGGTTTACCTTGAACTTCTTCTGTTTCGTTGGAGCAAAGCTATGAAAACGGTAGTGGCtaaagtcgacgaaattgTAAAGCTCGCTCAGCATCCAACTATCTGCAATATTTCAAGTCGCGACGAAGTTCTTGTGGCCCTGAAGTATCTCGCGAATGTTGGTGCAATTCTCTATTTTCCAGAGGTGGACGGCTTagaagacgtcgtttttaCGCGACCCATGTGGGTAATCAGCGCTCTGTCAGCTTTTGTTACAGCGGCAGAGCCGGGCCCGTACATGATGCCAAAGTGGAACGttatgaaagagaaaggaataATGTCAAATGACTTGATGAAATATCGTCTAAAGCAAATGCGGGACGCTGCCCCTAGCGATTTTGCTACTCCTGTAGATGACGCAGGTACGGAGCAAATACAAGATGATAACAAGCTAATTTTGCGCCTTTTACAAcatcttgacgtcatcgcgccAGTGGCGGGATGGCCTCAAATCGAATTTTATGTCCCTTCAATGCTGAGAAAGTCCTTTCTGTACTCTCATACGCATTGGCAAAATCACGCTCACTCTCCTGGCCTCCCTGCACCCGTCATCGTCATTCCAATAAAGCTAAAGTTTGTTCCGGAGTGCCTCTACTTTCGTCTTGTTACTCGCTTTCTAAATTTGTATCCGAAAAACCCGGAACTCTCTCGTCATCAATGCATCTTTTTAGCAGAAGATAAAGAGTCTCCAGTAGAGG TTGAAATTGAGCTGCTGTATCACAGCCGAGGTAATTGGATTGCTCTAACCGTTCATTACGtcaatgaagacgacgtcgcaaaaGCAAGTCCTTCCCTCTTACCGTCAATCAGAGAGGAGCTGTTCAAACAAATGCAAAGTATATGCCAGCAGGGCCTGAGAGGTTTTAAATTCAGCATATGCTGTCAAATACAAGAAGCCTTGGACAGAAGTTTGGATATTGATTTCAAATTCCTTCCTCTACTTCAGAAAGAGAAGTACAAATATTCGCCTAGAGATGCCAAGTTGTACAACAACTTTGGGAAGCGACTGGACGTAAATTCAGAAGGCTTCTCCAGAATTAACTGCTGGTTTAAACAGTCCAGTGACGCTTCATCATCGGCATCTCAAG ATTCAGTTCCAAAGGCAATCAATGAGTTTCTAATTCGCGTTGCCGCGAAACTAGTAGAAGCCAAATGGCAAAAGTTGGCTATTTGTTTGGGACGAAAAGCCAGTGCCCTGCCACAGTACAAAGAAAAGTCTGATGAGAATCTTGTTCGGGCCATGCTGGTCATAGAGGATTGGGCTGCAGAATGCGGTCAGAAAGCAACTTCAAATGCTCTTATTCAAGCTTGTAAAGATTGCGGCATTCATAGAGATTTAATTGAAACTGCTTACAAGGAGATGAAGTCGTGA
- the LOC136199426 gene encoding uncharacterized protein codes for MLDSRALRISRSLDQTDMSDVSAVLDNFQQARLELDYTSKEVVNKKWFPNIYKQVQIVEKHLKDAYVSFKNVCTTILPQLRSARALDESTRQLKAKLRNAIKEAENAVKIACHFVKAKEKENIAIDRILKEAHGHQIINDLTNEVSTKSHCLSLSLAAVDTKTHCSQKKLGRCKKLITSCLSSPAAQDDVDVDDDDDDDDDNDDDDDDDDDAEWFENDSIVRNIFSNLETLGETKKINEEGKVLESMKYCIGRIAKITQPRKIAVSCGNVVVVDERGMIREAFFHGQPTGVRAKEEKKEEKKEELPFVSVQWNDESPDDDIAKCRITFWKICDDTEKPPSNDEDVTRRKSQHTDVKIVTSSKVTFPEGLLEDGCYYGLSVQTLSKFFGLSPSSDAVVLQTSRAPSIVSKIVEFYRVGQKKSILRSGWELDKKTNFLVVGRETDKSCTRRDLKTGKVAVDLVDVMPEYEPYIRAPEDDKNAKVVLMTGESGHGKSTHINGFFNWIFRISPQDPIRLLLVDDRKHSGLHAVTKKITVYRIRPHEGCRINEPLYLIDSPGFGDTEGIEADEYVARTYTALFQLITKIDCVALAMRATENRCGPKTKAVLHNILHQFGKNVKDNIIALLTFADAAKPPALLALDEVKVPLHQSVKINNAFFVCAGMPKQGDLDVFDQFYWRLYEAGNERMFEAIQHLVAVPAGQSAKVTEERTKLNGHLSFLRESIINSVNRGNKISADLDIMKLGITAPPNALIQVTVPVTTRTDLPPGIHTTLCNVCNFTCHLECPIAGNEKKGCRAMDNHGYCRICPRKCKWDAHRDDTFYYETVDKLVQRRNDEIIAQWSDNGKSVESALLKLITEFIKEQKTILASLHSMHDLHKQLCLIALRHNPKGILDYVDSLIVEAKTRGATSEVKALYVARDVINLSDAVGKDADTATKSSEMMNKVMEKVKTALEGRVKMSKEERLTTQNQPSTFYYEIHKMLPKSYQQRVPKPVKPLAIRKVSAFIGVAEASTVDFKTDLQCVISVIKVLLNDGIFAMFQSKES; via the coding sequence ATGCTGGACTCTCGTGCCTTGCGTATTTCCCGATCTCTAGATCAAACGGACATGTCTGACGTGTCAGCTGTACTTGACAATTTTCAGCAAGCTCGACTGGAACTTGATTACACCAGCAAAGAAGTCGTCAATAAGAAATGGTTTCCCAACATCTACAAGCAAGTGCAGATTGTGGAGAAACATCTGAAGGACGCCTACGTCTCTTTTAAGAACGTCTGCACGACAATCCTTCCTCAGCTTCGAAGTGCTCGCGCCTTGGACGAAAGCACACGGCAACTGAAAGCCAAATTGCGAAATGCAATTAAAGAAGCAGAGAATGCAGTAAAAATAGCATGTCATTTTGTgaaagcgaaggagaaggagaacaTAGCGATTGACCGCATCCTCAAAGAAGCCCATGGACATCAGATAATCAATGACCTGACGAATGAAGTATCGACCAAGTCTCATTGCCTGAGTCTCTCGCTAGCGGCGGTTGACACCAAGACGCATTGCTCGCAGAAAAAGTTGGGTCGCTGCAAAAAACTGATCACTTCGTGTTTGAGCTCGCCCGCTGCAcaagatgacgtcgacgtcgacgacgacgacgacgacgacgatgacaacgacgacgatgacgatgacgatgacgatgccGAGTGGTTTGAGAATGACTCTATTGTGCGAAACATTTTCTCAAACCTCGAGACCCTAggagaaacaaagaaaatcaacgaaGAGGGAAAGGTGCTTGAAAGTATGAAGTATTGCATCGGTCGCATTGCAAAGATCACGCAACCTCGCAAGATCGCTGTATCTTGCGGTAATGTCGTCGTGGTGGACGAGCGTGGAATGATACGCGAAGCTTTTTTTCACGGCCAGCCCACTGGCGTCCGCGcaaaggaggagaagaaggaagagaagaaggaggagctGCCGTTTGTCAGCGTGCAGTGGAACGATGAGAGCCCAGACGATGACATTGCCAAGTGCCGCATCACGTTCTGGAAAATCTGTGACGACACCGAGAAGCCTCCTAGCAATGACGAAGATGTTACTCGCCGGAAGAGCCAGCATACAGACGTTAAAATCGTGACTTCTTCAAAGGTTACCTTTCCGGAAGGGCTCCTAGAAGACGGCTGCTACTACGGCTTGTCtgtccagaccctctccaAGTTCTTCGGtttgtcgccgtcttccgaTGCAGTTGTGCTTCAGACAAGTCGAGCCCCGTCTATCGTGTCTAAGATCGTGGAATTCTACAGAGTCGGTCAAAAGAAGTCTATTCTAAGATCCGGATGGGAACTAGACAAGAAGACTAATTTCTTGGTCGTTGGGCGCGAAACAGACAAGAGTTGCACAAGGAGAGACCTTAAGACGGGGAAAGTCGCTGTCGACCTGGTTGACGTTATGCCCGAGTATGAACCCTATATTCGGGCACCGGAAGATGACAAAAATGCGAAAGTCGTATTGATGACGGGTGAAAGCGGCCACGGCAAGAGCACTCACATCAACGGTTTCTTCAATTGGATCTTCAGAATCTCACCACAAGATCCTATCCGACTTCTGCTCGTTGATGACCGCAAACACAGCGGCCTGCACGCGGTCACGAAGAAGATCACGGTGTACCGAATTCGGCCTCATGAAGGTTGCAGAATCAATGAGCCGCTCTATCTGATTGATAGTCCCGGTTTCGGTGATACGGAGGGTATCGAAGCCGACGAGTACGTTGCTCGAACGTACACGGCGCTTTTTCAGCTTATTACCAAGATCGACTGCGTTGCTCTAGCGATGCGTGCAACCGAGAATCGCTGCGGTCCGAAGACGAAAGCTGTTCTGCACAATATCCTTCACCAGTTCGGAAAAAACGTGAAAGACAACATCATAGCGCTACTGACGTTTGCTGACGCCGCAAAGCCGCCCGCTTTGCTTGCACTCGATGAAGTGAAGGTACCTTTACATCAGAGCGTCAAGATTAACAACGCTTTCTTTGTGTGTGCTGGAATGCCCAAGCAAGGTGACTTGGACGTGTTTGATCAGTTCTATTGGCGCCTGTACGAAGCCGGAAATGAAAGAATGTTTGAAGCCATTCAGCACCTCGTGGCTGTTCCTGCAGGACAGAGCGCGAAAGTAACAGAAGAGCGTACAAAGTTGAACGGGCACCTGTCGTTTCTCCGCGAGTCTATTATCAATTCTGTGAACCGCGGGAATAAAATCAGTGCTGACTTGGACATCATGAAACTCGGCATCACGGCTCCTCCAAATGCTTTGATCCAAGTAACAGTCCCCGTAACCACAAGAACGGATCTTCCTCCTGGCATCCACACGACATTGTGCAATGTCTGCAACTTCACTTGCCATCTCGAGTGCCCAATTGCTGGCAATGAAAAAAAGGGTTGTAGGGCAATGGATAATCACGGTTATTGCAGAATATGCCCACGCAAATGCAAGTGGGATGCACATCGCGATGACACATTTTATTATGAAACCGTTGACAAGTTGGTACAACGGCGCAATGACGAAATCATCGCGCAGTGGAGCGACAACGGAAAAAGTGTCGAATCTGCTCTTCTTAAGCTTATCACTGAGTTCATCAAAGAACAGAAAACCATTCTGGCAAGCCTTCATAGTATGCACGATCTGCACAAGCAACTCTGTCTTATTGCACTGCGTCATAATCCAAAAGGTATCCTCGACTACGTCGACAGTTTGATCGTTGAAGCTAAAACTCGAGGAGCAACCTCAGAAGTCAAAGCTCTCTATGTGGCTCGAGACGTCATCAACTTATCCGACGCCGTTGGCAAAGATGCTGATACTGCGACAAAGAGCAGCGAAATGATGAACAAGGTCATGGAGAAGGTCAAAACTGCTCTTGAAGGGCGAGTGAAAATGTCGAAAGAAGAACGTCTCACAACGCAAAATCAGCCAAGCACTTTCTACTACGAAATACACAAGATGCTCCCGAAGAGTTATCAACAGAGAGTTCCTAAGCCAGTGAAGCCGTTGGCAATACGGAAAGTAAGTGCTTTTATAGGCGTCGCAGAAGCATCAACGGTGGATTTCAAAACGGACCTTCAGTGTGTCATCAGCGTCATCAAAGTTCTTCTTAACGACGGCATCTTTGCCATGTTCCAGTCGAAAGAAAGCTGA